A portion of the Anoxybacillus gonensis genome contains these proteins:
- the accC gene encoding acetyl-CoA carboxylase biotin carboxylase subunit, translating into MIKKLLIANRGEIAVRIIRACKELGIETVAVFSEADREALHVQMADEAYCIGPKTSKESYLNFTNIMSVATLTRCDAIHPGYGFLAENADFAELCRECNVTFVGPSPEAITKMGTKDVARETMRQAGVPIVPGSQGIIESIDEAIALANEIGYPVIIKATAGGGGKGIRVARDEQELRKGITITQQEAATAFGNPGVYIEKYIEDFRHVEIQVLADSYGNVIHLGERDCTIQRRLQKLLEETPSPVLDEEMRQKMGEAAVKAAKAVQYTGAGTVEFIYDYRNRQFYFMEMNTRIQVEHPVTEMVTGVDLIKEQIRVASGEKLTLKQEDVTFNGWSIECRINAENPAKNFMPSAGKIQMYLPPGGFGVRVDSAVYPGYTIPPYYDSMIAKLIVHAPTREEAIARMKRALSEFVIEGVHTTIPFHLKLLEHEKFVEGNFNTKFLETYDVMNS; encoded by the coding sequence ATGATAAAAAAATTGTTAATTGCCAATCGTGGGGAAATTGCTGTTCGGATTATTCGGGCGTGCAAAGAGCTTGGCATCGAGACGGTCGCTGTATTTTCTGAAGCGGATCGTGAAGCGCTTCATGTTCAAATGGCGGACGAGGCATATTGCATTGGTCCGAAAACGTCAAAAGAAAGCTATTTGAATTTTACAAACATAATGAGTGTGGCAACATTAACTCGGTGCGATGCTATTCATCCGGGGTACGGATTTTTAGCTGAAAACGCAGACTTTGCTGAGCTTTGTCGGGAATGCAATGTGACGTTTGTCGGACCGAGCCCGGAAGCGATTACAAAAATGGGGACGAAAGATGTTGCACGTGAAACGATGAGACAAGCTGGGGTGCCGATCGTTCCAGGCTCGCAAGGAATTATTGAAAGTATCGATGAAGCGATTGCGCTAGCGAATGAAATCGGTTATCCTGTTATTATTAAGGCAACCGCAGGTGGAGGCGGAAAAGGAATTCGTGTCGCTCGAGATGAGCAAGAGCTTAGAAAAGGAATTACGATTACGCAACAAGAAGCGGCTACTGCGTTCGGAAATCCGGGTGTATATATTGAAAAGTATATTGAAGATTTCCGACATGTTGAAATTCAAGTGTTAGCAGATTCGTATGGCAACGTCATTCACCTCGGCGAGCGCGATTGTACAATTCAACGCCGCTTACAAAAATTGTTGGAAGAAACACCATCCCCTGTGCTTGATGAAGAAATGCGTCAAAAAATGGGGGAAGCAGCTGTCAAAGCGGCCAAAGCGGTACAGTATACAGGAGCGGGAACGGTCGAATTTATTTACGACTACCGCAATCGCCAATTTTACTTTATGGAGATGAACACGCGCATTCAAGTCGAACATCCAGTAACGGAAATGGTGACAGGTGTCGATTTAATTAAAGAACAAATTCGCGTGGCATCAGGTGAGAAATTGACGTTGAAACAAGAGGATGTCACTTTTAACGGTTGGTCTATCGAATGCCGAATTAACGCAGAAAACCCTGCGAAAAACTTTATGCCATCGGCTGGAAAAATACAAATGTATTTGCCGCCAGGAGGGTTTGGAGTACGGGTAGATTCAGCTGTTTACCCGGGCTATACGATTCCGCCATATTATGATTCGATGATTGCGAAGTTGATCGTTCACGCACCGACGCGCGAAGAAGCGATTGCCCGCATGAAACGCGCCTTAAGTGAGTTTGTTATTGAAGGAGTTCATACGACAATTCCATTTCACTTAAAATTGCTTGAGCATGAAAAGTTTGTCGAAGGAAACTTTAATACAAAGTTTTTAGAAACATACGATGTAATGAACTCTTAA
- the accB gene encoding acetyl-CoA carboxylase biotin carboxyl carrier protein, whose protein sequence is MLKIQEIRELIRLVNESNIVEFVYEHDGSKIKMKKAGATEQVVVAAPKVDVPQTAVVQQPVAPAVEKVEVKEEVKPEKQVVQAENLHTITSPMVGTFYAAPSPDAAPYVKVGDKVKKDTIVCIVEAMKLFNEIEAEVDGEIVEVLVKNGQLVEYGQPLFLVKPE, encoded by the coding sequence ATGTTGAAAATCCAAGAAATTCGCGAATTAATCCGATTAGTAAATGAGTCAAACATTGTCGAGTTCGTCTATGAACATGATGGCTCAAAGATTAAAATGAAAAAAGCTGGAGCAACTGAACAAGTTGTTGTTGCTGCACCAAAAGTAGACGTGCCACAAACAGCTGTCGTTCAACAACCAGTGGCACCGGCTGTTGAAAAGGTAGAAGTAAAAGAGGAAGTAAAGCCAGAAAAACAAGTTGTTCAAGCAGAAAACTTACATACAATTACATCACCGATGGTTGGTACGTTTTATGCGGCTCCATCACCAGATGCTGCACCGTACGTAAAAGTTGGTGATAAAGTGAAAAAAGATACAATTGTATGTATTGTTGAAGCGATGAAGTTGTTTAATGAAATTGAAGCGGAAGTCGATGGGGAAATTGTAGAAGTGCTTGTGAAAAACGGCCAGCTCGTTGAATATGGACAACCTTTATTCCTTGTGAAGCCTGAATAA
- a CDS encoding SpoIIIAH-like family protein: MLKKQTVWLLTMFSLVVVLSVYYVTSPQVTEQVAFEQKEEANNGKDLKPTDEAMKEEIANGEEVTVEQTNTASDDLFTALRLEIEDERSKLRQELNAIVASNNVSAEEKSKAIDQLQQLSNIAEKEAVLETLIKSKGYDDALVRVHENQVHITVKAKEHSKKAANEIIQLVQSELGRVQDVAVRFQK; encoded by the coding sequence ATGTTGAAAAAGCAAACCGTTTGGTTATTAACAATGTTTAGTTTAGTTGTCGTTTTATCGGTGTACTATGTGACAAGTCCTCAAGTGACAGAACAAGTGGCGTTTGAGCAAAAAGAGGAAGCGAATAATGGAAAAGACTTAAAACCGACAGATGAAGCGATGAAAGAAGAAATCGCAAACGGAGAAGAAGTGACAGTTGAACAAACAAATACCGCCAGCGATGATTTATTTACTGCCCTTCGCCTTGAAATTGAAGATGAACGAAGCAAGTTGCGTCAAGAGTTAAATGCGATTGTCGCTTCCAATAACGTATCTGCTGAAGAAAAAAGCAAAGCGATCGATCAATTACAACAACTATCGAATATTGCAGAAAAAGAAGCGGTGTTAGAAACGTTAATTAAATCGAAAGGATACGACGATGCGCTTGTTCGTGTCCATGAAAATCAAGTGCATATTACAGTGAAAGCAAAAGAACATTCGAAAAAAGCAGCGAACGAAATTATTCAGCTCGTTCAAAGTGAGCTTGGCCGCGTACAAGATGTAGCTGTTCGTTTCCAAAAATAA
- the spoIIIAG gene encoding stage III sporulation protein AG — MKQWIEKNGFIAILLVIGLSFMIFGNVFNFSASKRVQQETTQTVFRQTDEEKKLKQIADYEERYEQQLKEALEAIVGVGEVKVIVNVDATEQNVLEKNAIVQKKRTMEEDKEGGKRQIEDESTDEKIVIVRKGDEETPLVLQTKKPDIRGVLVVAKGADQVQVKKWIVEAVTRTLNVPSHRVAVLPKK, encoded by the coding sequence GTGAAACAATGGATTGAAAAAAACGGCTTCATTGCCATCCTTTTAGTCATCGGCTTATCATTTATGATCTTTGGCAACGTGTTCAACTTTTCGGCATCCAAACGCGTTCAACAGGAAACGACTCAAACTGTATTTCGTCAAACAGATGAAGAAAAAAAATTGAAGCAAATTGCAGACTATGAAGAGCGATATGAACAACAATTAAAAGAAGCGCTTGAAGCGATTGTTGGCGTTGGTGAAGTCAAAGTGATCGTCAATGTCGATGCAACGGAACAAAACGTACTTGAAAAAAATGCGATCGTTCAAAAAAAACGAACGATGGAAGAAGATAAAGAAGGCGGAAAACGTCAAATTGAAGATGAATCAACAGACGAAAAAATCGTGATCGTGCGCAAAGGGGACGAAGAAACACCGCTCGTTTTACAAACGAAAAAGCCAGACATTCGTGGTGTGCTTGTTGTTGCGAAAGGGGCCGATCAAGTACAAGTGAAAAAATGGATTGTTGAAGCAGTGACGCGAACGTTGAACGTTCCGAGCCATCGCGTCGCTGTTTTACCAAAAAAGTAA
- the spoIIIAF gene encoding stage III sporulation protein AF, with protein MGLLTEWISHIITFILLAVVIELILPNGSFQKYVKMVVGLLFIFILFSPLLRLFHGDVNTWFASIQQQQNATLENDIEKKKKEIQASQRAYILEQMAVQLKNIASEELMRTYGLTVTDISLTIAESEQIPPQIEAITVELAEETTSVVKPIRIQSSPEMTEQHEDIARFLAQMWGVDQQMITIHLERRE; from the coding sequence GTGGGACTGTTGACTGAGTGGATTTCCCATATCATTACATTCATCTTGCTTGCCGTTGTCATTGAACTCATTTTGCCAAACGGTTCATTTCAAAAATATGTCAAGATGGTTGTCGGTTTATTGTTTATTTTCATTTTATTTTCCCCGCTTCTTCGGTTATTTCATGGAGATGTAAATACGTGGTTTGCTTCGATTCAGCAACAACAAAATGCAACGCTTGAAAATGACATTGAAAAAAAGAAAAAAGAAATACAAGCCTCACAACGTGCATATATTTTAGAACAAATGGCTGTCCAGCTAAAGAACATAGCGTCTGAGGAGTTGATGCGCACATATGGTTTAACGGTGACGGACATTTCATTGACGATTGCGGAGTCGGAACAAATCCCCCCTCAGATTGAGGCGATTACGGTAGAGTTGGCTGAAGAAACGACTTCTGTTGTCAAACCTATTCGTATTCAATCATCGCCAGAGATGACAGAACAACATGAAGACATTGCTCGCTTTTTAGCACAAATGTGGGGAGTAGATCAACAGATGATTACGATTCATCTTGAAAGGAGGGAGTAG
- the spoIIIAE gene encoding stage III sporulation protein AE — translation MRRAPILFFFLLFFLPSVVQASPPTNELVKQQAEQVGVESIKQYWDHIVQQYGGLLPESQKGSFWQFINGEKQLSLSEWLQAFMKFLLYELMANGKLLGTLILLTVFSLFLQSLQNAFSHHAVSKVAHAVVYMVLMIIALNSFHVAVTYVKEAIQTMTSFMIALLPILLALMASSGGVVSVAFFHPIVLFFMNITGTIIEHFSLPLLFLATILSIVSLLSEHYKVTKLADLLRNISIGSLGVMLTIFFGVLSIKGATTAIADGIAIRAAKFVAGNFIPIIGRMFTDAADTVVTASVLLKNTVGLFGVTLLLLIAAFPAIKILVIALIYQLAAAILQPMGGGIVISCLSVISKSMMYVLTALLIVSLMFFLSMTVIIAAGNLTMMVR, via the coding sequence ATGAGGCGCGCTCCCATTTTATTTTTCTTTCTCCTTTTTTTCTTGCCTTCCGTTGTACAAGCATCACCGCCAACAAATGAATTAGTCAAACAACAAGCTGAACAAGTTGGGGTTGAATCCATTAAACAATATTGGGATCATATCGTTCAACAGTATGGAGGGTTATTGCCTGAAAGTCAAAAAGGATCTTTTTGGCAGTTTATAAATGGCGAAAAACAATTATCGCTCAGCGAATGGCTGCAGGCGTTTATGAAATTTTTATTGTACGAGCTAATGGCAAATGGAAAATTGCTTGGTACACTCATTTTATTAACGGTATTTAGTTTATTTTTACAGTCGCTACAAAATGCGTTTTCACATCATGCTGTCAGCAAAGTCGCTCATGCGGTTGTTTATATGGTGTTGATGATTATTGCACTAAACAGTTTTCATGTTGCTGTTACGTATGTGAAAGAAGCCATTCAGACGATGACGAGTTTTATGATCGCCCTTTTACCGATTTTGCTTGCGCTTATGGCGTCATCAGGTGGTGTAGTATCTGTAGCTTTTTTTCATCCGATTGTCTTGTTTTTTATGAATATCACAGGAACGATCATTGAACATTTTTCACTACCGCTTTTGTTTTTAGCAACGATTTTAAGCATTGTTAGTTTATTAAGCGAACATTATAAAGTAACGAAATTAGCAGATTTGTTGCGCAACATTAGCATCGGTTCACTTGGTGTGATGCTCACCATTTTTTTCGGTGTATTGTCTATCAAGGGAGCAACAACAGCTATTGCCGACGGGATAGCGATACGAGCAGCTAAATTTGTGGCAGGAAACTTTATTCCGATTATCGGGCGAATGTTTACGGACGCGGCAGATACGGTCGTGACCGCTTCCGTCCTATTAAAAAATACAGTTGGCTTGTTCGGTGTCACTTTATTACTTCTTATTGCAGCGTTTCCAGCGATCAAAATTTTAGTCATCGCTCTCATTTATCAACTAGCTGCTGCGATATTGCAACCGATGGGGGGAGGTATCGTCATTTCCTGCTTGAGTGTAATTAGCAAAAGCATGATGTATGTACTCACCGCCCTTTTGATCGTATCGCTTATGTTTTTTTTAAGCATGACGGTTATTATTGCAGCAGGAAATTTAACGATGATGGTTCGCTGA
- the spoIIIAD gene encoding stage III sporulation protein AD, which yields MLQIVGLGLIATFLVTILNEHKSNISLLLTVFVGTVIFLFLIDRIQDIFRMVQTLANEAHVQTVYVETILKIIGIAYIAEFGAQISKDAGQGAIAGKIELGGKILILAMAIPILTALIETILSFLPMKG from the coding sequence ATTTTACAAATTGTTGGGCTTGGGCTTATCGCAACGTTTTTAGTAACGATTTTAAACGAACATAAGTCGAATATTTCACTTTTGCTGACCGTTTTTGTCGGAACAGTTATTTTTTTATTTTTAATTGATCGCATTCAAGACATTTTTCGCATGGTACAAACGTTAGCAAATGAAGCGCACGTTCAAACGGTATACGTCGAAACGATTTTAAAAATTATTGGTATCGCTTATATTGCTGAGTTTGGTGCGCAAATTTCTAAAGATGCCGGGCAAGGAGCGATTGCTGGAAAAATTGAACTAGGTGGAAAAATTTTAATTTTAGCCATGGCCATCCCAATTTTAACAGCTCTTATTGAAACAATTTTAAGCTTTCTTCCGATGAAGGGGTGA
- the spoIIIAC gene encoding stage III sporulation protein AC — MGVDVDLIFRIAGVGIVVAFLHTVLEGFGKKEYAQWVTLLGFIYILFLVISIVQDLFQKIKSVFLFQS; from the coding sequence ATGGGCGTTGACGTAGATTTAATTTTTCGTATTGCTGGCGTAGGGATTGTCGTTGCTTTTTTGCATACCGTTTTAGAAGGGTTTGGAAAAAAGGAATATGCTCAATGGGTGACGCTGCTAGGATTTATTTATATTTTGTTTTTAGTTATTTCGATTGTCCAAGATTTATTTCAAAAAATTAAATCTGTTTTTTTGTTTCAAAGTTAG
- the spoIIIAB gene encoding stage III sporulation protein SpoIIIAB — MKWIGAICIILATTWSGFEASRLLRERTKQLRQLKMALQSLEAEIMYGHTPLIDASLRLSQQLSRPLSWLFESFAHKLQKGTMNARQAWEESLHEVWKMTALKEGEFEIMKQFGETLGQYDHEIQQNYIRLTMVHLEREEGDAMEKQQRYEKMMKSLGVLTGILIVLLLI; from the coding sequence ATGAAATGGATTGGGGCGATATGTATTATATTAGCAACGACATGGTCAGGATTTGAAGCGTCGCGACTTTTACGAGAGCGCACAAAACAGTTGCGCCAGTTAAAAATGGCATTGCAGTCGCTTGAAGCAGAAATTATGTACGGGCATACGCCGTTAATAGACGCTTCCCTTCGACTGTCCCAGCAACTATCGCGACCGTTATCATGGTTGTTTGAATCGTTTGCGCATAAGTTGCAAAAAGGGACGATGAACGCTCGGCAAGCGTGGGAAGAAAGCTTGCACGAAGTATGGAAAATGACCGCCTTAAAAGAAGGAGAGTTTGAAATTATGAAACAGTTTGGCGAAACGCTTGGACAGTACGATCATGAAATTCAACAAAATTACATTCGTTTAACGATGGTGCATTTAGAGCGAGAAGAAGGAGATGCCATGGAAAAACAGCAACGGTATGAAAAAATGATGAAAAGTTTAGGAGTATTAACCGGCATTCTCATCGTGCTTTTACTCATATAG
- the spoIIIAA gene encoding stage III sporulation protein AA, protein MQAVFDMLPKGIVHAIQSLPIASQLTIEEIRIRIERPLEVIAGGRSYICPHVVQMEEGMELLNKLSQYSLYTIEEELKKGYITIQGGHRVGLAGKVIVEDGKVKAIRHITSFNIRMARQQIGMAAPLLPYLYDGRWLNTMIIGAPQTGKTTLLRDIARIVSSGVTERHIAPRKVGIVDERSEIAGCVKGIPQFTFGCRVDVLDACPKAEGMMMMIRSMSPDVLIVDEIGSEADCTAILEAVHAGVGLFMTAHGRHMADIVKRPALRPIMEQAIFERFVELTNVGRPGTIQAIRDSHGRDIYRKMGVM, encoded by the coding sequence ATGCAAGCGGTTTTTGACATGTTGCCTAAAGGGATCGTTCATGCGATTCAATCATTGCCTATCGCTTCTCAATTGACGATTGAAGAAATTCGTATTCGCATCGAACGACCGCTTGAAGTCATTGCAGGCGGGAGGTCGTACATATGTCCGCATGTTGTACAAATGGAAGAAGGGATGGAACTATTAAATAAATTAAGCCAATATTCTCTCTACACAATCGAAGAAGAGTTAAAAAAAGGATACATTACTATTCAAGGTGGACATCGCGTCGGTTTAGCTGGAAAAGTGATTGTAGAAGATGGAAAAGTAAAAGCGATTCGACATATTACGTCATTTAACATCCGAATGGCCCGGCAACAAATCGGCATGGCTGCTCCCCTTCTCCCTTATTTATACGACGGTCGGTGGCTTAATACGATGATCATTGGTGCACCTCAAACAGGAAAAACAACGCTCCTTCGAGATATTGCACGCATCGTCAGCAGCGGAGTGACAGAGCGGCATATTGCTCCTCGAAAAGTTGGCATCGTCGATGAACGATCAGAAATTGCCGGCTGTGTCAAAGGCATTCCACAATTTACATTCGGCTGCCGCGTCGATGTGCTCGATGCATGCCCGAAAGCGGAAGGAATGATGATGATGATCCGTTCGATGAGCCCGGATGTTTTAATTGTTGATGAAATTGGAAGTGAAGCGGATTGTACGGCCATTTTGGAAGCGGTTCATGCAGGAGTTGGTTTATTTATGACAGCGCACGGTCGCCATATGGCAGACATCGTGAAACGTCCAGCGCTACGTCCAATTATGGAACAAGCTATATTTGAACGATTTGTTGAGTTAACAAATGTCGGACGTCCAGGAACGATTCAAGCGATTCGCGATTCACATGGGCGCGATATATATCGAAAGATGGGCGTGATGTGA
- a CDS encoding YqhV family protein, with translation MKIDATVWTMASLRFLSAAIELCAAIVMLSLNDVKKAIAVNTLLAVVGPTIFLVVMMIGLVAVANELSLFKLVWIGAGVICIFIGIYVVK, from the coding sequence ATGAAAATTGATGCAACTGTTTGGACGATGGCGAGTTTACGTTTTTTATCTGCAGCCATTGAATTATGTGCAGCGATTGTCATGTTATCGCTCAATGATGTAAAAAAGGCGATTGCCGTCAATACATTGCTTGCCGTCGTTGGCCCAACCATTTTTTTAGTCGTTATGATGATTGGTCTTGTTGCGGTGGCAAACGAGCTGTCATTGTTTAAGCTCGTATGGATTGGTGCAGGAGTCATATGTATATTCATAGGCATATATGTCGTGAAGTAA
- the efp gene encoding elongation factor P, translating into MISVNDFRTGLTIEVDGDIWRVIEFQHVKPGKGAAFVRSKLRNLRTGAIQEKTFRAGEKVNKAQIDNRKMQYLYANGDQHVFMDMESYEQIELPAKQIEHELKFLKENMEVFIMMYQGETIGVELPNTVELKVVETEPGIKGDTASGGSKPATLETGLVVQVPFFVNEGDVLIINTTDGTYVSRA; encoded by the coding sequence ATGATTTCAGTAAACGATTTTCGTACAGGCTTAACGATTGAAGTTGACGGTGACATTTGGCGTGTCATTGAATTCCAACATGTGAAACCAGGAAAAGGAGCGGCGTTCGTTCGTTCAAAACTTCGCAACTTGCGCACTGGTGCGATTCAAGAAAAGACGTTCCGCGCGGGTGAAAAAGTAAACAAAGCACAAATCGACAACCGTAAAATGCAATATTTATATGCAAACGGCGATCAACATGTATTCATGGATATGGAATCGTATGAGCAAATCGAACTTCCTGCAAAACAAATTGAGCACGAATTAAAGTTTTTAAAAGAAAACATGGAAGTATTTATTATGATGTATCAAGGCGAAACAATTGGGGTTGAGTTGCCAAACACAGTTGAGTTAAAAGTTGTTGAAACAGAGCCAGGCATTAAAGGGGATACAGCATCTGGCGGTTCAAAACCAGCAACGTTAGAAACGGGCCTTGTCGTTCAAGTTCCGTTCTTCGTCAACGAAGGCGACGTACTAATCATTAACACAACAGACGGCACATACGTATCACGCGCATAA
- a CDS encoding M24 family metallopeptidase yields the protein MDKVQKLRAQFAEHGIDGFLITNEYNRRYMTNFTGTAGVALISETDAVFITDFRYVEQATRQIEGYEIVQHTQTLIEEVAKQVERLGIQKLGFEQDDLSYATFSSYEKALKTTLIPVSGAVEKLRLIKSEAEIKILKEAAEIADAAFRHILDFIRPGVREIDVANELEFFMRKQGATSSSFDIIVASGVRSALPHGVATEKVIEKGEFVTLDFGAYYKGYCSDITRTVAVGEVSDELKRIYDVVLQAQLRGVEHIRAGMTGREADALTRDYISACGFGEYFGHSTGHGLGMEVHEMPALSMRSDTVLQPGMVVTVEPGIYIAGLGGVRIEDDIVITENGNERLTLSPKDLITL from the coding sequence TTGGATAAAGTACAAAAACTTCGCGCACAATTTGCTGAGCACGGCATTGATGGATTTCTTATTACAAACGAATATAACCGTCGCTATATGACAAATTTTACAGGAACAGCTGGTGTCGCTTTAATTAGTGAAACAGATGCCGTATTTATTACAGATTTTCGTTATGTCGAACAAGCGACGAGACAAATTGAAGGATATGAAATTGTGCAACATACGCAAACGCTCATTGAAGAAGTGGCAAAACAAGTTGAGCGATTAGGCATTCAAAAGCTTGGATTTGAGCAAGACGATCTTTCATATGCAACGTTCTCATCATACGAAAAAGCGCTCAAAACAACGCTTATTCCGGTTTCCGGTGCGGTTGAAAAGTTACGCTTGATTAAGTCGGAAGCAGAGATTAAGATATTAAAGGAAGCAGCCGAGATTGCCGATGCCGCCTTTCGTCATATTCTCGATTTTATTCGCCCAGGTGTCCGTGAAATAGACGTGGCAAATGAGCTAGAATTTTTTATGCGCAAACAAGGGGCGACAAGTTCATCATTTGACATCATCGTTGCATCCGGTGTGCGCTCAGCGTTGCCACATGGGGTAGCGACAGAGAAAGTAATTGAAAAAGGCGAGTTCGTCACGCTTGATTTTGGCGCATATTATAAAGGGTACTGCTCCGACATCACGAGAACCGTTGCGGTTGGCGAAGTAAGCGATGAGTTAAAGCGCATATACGATGTCGTGTTACAAGCCCAGCTTCGTGGTGTCGAACATATTCGTGCAGGAATGACAGGGCGAGAGGCAGATGCGCTCACACGCGATTACATTTCTGCTTGCGGATTTGGTGAGTATTTTGGGCATTCCACAGGTCATGGACTCGGCATGGAAGTGCACGAAATGCCGGCGTTGTCGATGCGTTCGGATACGGTGCTACAGCCGGGGATGGTTGTGACGGTCGAACCAGGCATTTACATAGCAGGATTAGGCGGTGTTCGCATTGAAGATGACATCGTTATTACAGAAAACGGCAATGAGCGGCTCACTCTTTCACCAAAAGATCTCATTACTTTATAG
- the aroQ gene encoding type II 3-dehydroquinate dehydratase — protein sequence MVRFLLLNGPNLNRLGMREPHIYGHTTLAQLEKQLTEFASEYGAELTCYQSNYEGALIDQIHRAESLYDGIIFNPGAFTHYSYALRDAIASVQTPVIEVHISNIHAREAFRHQSVLAPVTAGQIVGLGINGYRLAILALLDMVEGKGK from the coding sequence ATGGTTCGATTCCTCCTTTTAAACGGTCCGAACTTAAATCGTCTCGGTATGAGGGAGCCACACATTTATGGGCATACGACACTTGCTCAACTAGAAAAACAGTTAACGGAATTTGCTAGTGAATATGGGGCGGAGTTAACGTGCTATCAAAGCAATTATGAAGGGGCGTTAATTGACCAAATTCATCGGGCGGAATCGTTATATGACGGGATCATTTTCAATCCTGGGGCGTTTACGCATTACAGCTATGCGTTGCGGGATGCGATCGCAAGCGTACAGACACCAGTCATTGAAGTACATATTTCAAACATTCATGCAAGAGAGGCGTTTCGTCACCAATCTGTTTTAGCTCCGGTGACAGCTGGGCAAATTGTCGGACTAGGTATAAACGGATATCGGTTGGCGATTTTAGCGTTGCTCGATATGGTTGAAGGGAAGGGGAAATAG
- a CDS encoding YqhR family membrane protein produces the protein MRSNILDKIKKEVMTVQTKTKQDAQLEQNKREKPMPVLAKVALIGFIGGVFWSFLAYCAYFFHFTEVAPNFILQPWAIGDWKNGALGQAIAILFIGLASVIAALVYYAFLKNRQGIWPGVAFGIGLWVLVFYVLNPIFPQLKAVPQLERNTVVTMVCFYILYGMFIGYSISFEVAEMRRQKQVDVVK, from the coding sequence ATGAGATCCAACATTTTGGACAAGATAAAAAAGGAGGTGATGACTGTGCAAACAAAAACGAAACAAGATGCACAACTTGAACAAAACAAAAGAGAAAAACCAATGCCCGTTTTAGCAAAAGTCGCGCTGATCGGTTTTATTGGGGGCGTGTTTTGGAGCTTCCTTGCATATTGTGCTTATTTTTTTCATTTTACAGAAGTAGCGCCAAATTTCATTTTGCAGCCGTGGGCGATCGGTGATTGGAAAAACGGAGCGCTCGGTCAGGCAATTGCCATTTTGTTCATTGGCCTTGCTTCTGTCATTGCTGCGCTTGTATACTATGCTTTTTTAAAAAATCGTCAAGGCATTTGGCCGGGAGTTGCTTTCGGCATCGGGTTATGGGTGCTTGTTTTTTACGTATTAAATCCGATTTTTCCTCAATTAAAAGCTGTTCCACAACTTGAGCGAAATACAGTTGTAACGATGGTATGCTTTTACATTTTATATGGGATGTTCATCGGTTATTCCATTTCGTTTGAAGTTGCAGAGATGAGGCGACAAAAACAGGTCGATGTGGTAAAATAA